The DNA sequence TTTTCAGTATAACTATTACTAGAGACTAATacgcaaaaataaaaattaaattcaaactttattactaaatttgtaatttattatcacttttttttttctaaattgtcATTTACAAGaaagtaaatatataaatattagaaaaaaagtaCAGAAAAAGGAACGGTGTCCGTCAAAttgccaaaaataaaataataaaaaagctGCCTAAATGCATCCAGCTGTCCACTCCTAAAAtgctttttaaactttaaaaataataaattcctaatattttaaaactatttttattgtaaataaagttaaatagtaaaaaaaaaaaaaaaaaaaaaaaaaaaaaaaaaaaaaaaaaaaaaaaaaaaaaaaaaaaaaaaaaNCGAATCTGTCTCCATTTTCACTATTGCTTTAAGCCCTCTTCGTCTCTGcatccaaataaaaataaataaataaataatgatcgGAGGATGAAAGtaatcatggatttataaacaaagaatactctctccattgatataaagccttttggagaatttcaaaacaaagtcatgagagcttatgttcaaagtggacaatatcataccattgtagagagttgtgttcgtctaacatagtaccagagtcatgccctaaatttagtcgtgtcaataaattggtaaatcttcaaatgtcgaacaaatgactccagtcaataaattggtaaatcttcaaatgtcgaacaaatgactccaaacgaaaaaagagtcgagcctcttcaaaggcatagtaaaaaatgactaagacaaagagtcgagcctcaattaaggtgtgacatactttgttcgagggtatgtgttggatgatgaaaaaCCCACCTCAACTAATGTATGGAATAataatgagtttataaacaaaagaatactcttgaaaagcccaaaacaataggagcttatactcaaaatagacaatatcgtaccatttaCTGTCTAAccataataatatatatatatatatatatatatatatttttatttatttaatttcatattattctttttttttttttttaaagtaaagaAATAATTACCTTTTTAGACATCTTCTTTTCCCTGACTTCGTATCTGTCCAGCGTTAGATCACACAGCCACGTCCCTGGGCTCACCAGCTGCCtccatttttttatacaaatatatatcaaCTCATTAAATAATACCCTCCAACTTCATATTTATTACACAACTACCCTTCCCTTACTACTACTTTAAAGCTCCAATCAAAGCTCTCCACGTGTCACACCCATTCCATTGCCactcaaaattataattaatttcaattatttacttattaccgtcaataataataaataatattaataataatattaaaattaaaaggaaagtaAGAACCTGGGGCGGGTTAGGTCTGTGCTTACATTGATGGTGCGTTGAATAATTTTGGGGCGTTTTTTAGGTCTGAGAGGCGGCTTACACCCTTTGATCGCCATGaaatcttcttccttctctttgttcGTTAAGGCTATTACGAACTCCGGCAGCCACACTCCCCCTTCTCCGCCGCCGGACGATgacccttctttctctctttctgaTTCACTTCCCCGGCTTTTATGGTGGTTGCCGTGATTACACGCCGCTCTCTTCTCCGGCGAGCTTATTGATCTGCCGCCGCCGTTGGTATTCCCTCTCATCGCATCCGGAATATCGGAGTTTCTGaatccaatttttaaaaatatatataaatataaaacaaatctcattaaaaaaacaaagagggTGAAATTACGGAATTGACCTTGGGGGATTGAATTGGATAGGACTTTTAAGTGAGTGATGCAGCTTCTAGGCCTTGGCTCCTTTTGAAGGAGAGAACTGTCTTTTCCAATGGCAACTCTCCCGGGACCTCTCAGCCATTGGATCTCGAATTTTCTAGGCTATGCGTCCATTGGATGATAGCCAGATCTGCCATCGGTGATCCGACGGCTGTTGTTGATTGTTCTATATCTAGAAGGACACGTGCATGAACGGAGGCGTGTCCTAATCAATGAGGctaaattacataaatttttaaaaaggtttcacaaatgacaaatttaatttaacaacacaaaatatgataattattattattattattatttaaacaaaaagttaaaaagttcaataaattaatgaatgagAAATCGGTTGTTCTTGGGGATTCAAATATCCATTTACGAATCATATGGTTGTTCATTATAATCTTGTCTTGATCGGTTCTAATGACACGTCAGTTCACTCAAATTATAGGTTTGTGAACTAGTATGCTTATAACGGGGACGAGCGAAACATCCCTTGCCCTAACCTAGGCTTTCTTACACAACGTAATAAGTATTGTTTGATCCAAGGATTCCTTACGAAAGAAAAGGTCGACCCTTCCCTAAAGCAAATCTACGAGAAGGAATTAGGAAATAGAAGAGTGACGAGGGATTGGATCTAAAAGCGAGATCTTGTTATCAGAGGAGATAGGGGAAGTTGAGGTACTCCCAAATTTCAAAGTATAGATGACAATACCCTAAACAACAGTAAGAGTAAtccaatataatatttagatacCTATTGATCGTGGATGGAACTTAATGGTGCTTTTAGGTATGATTCTGTGtgagtattttctttttaatttgacAAGTTCAACACGAGAATGAATCAGAAAGTTGAAGGCAAACTCAATTCATGACTTGGCTGTTGGGAGGAAGAGATCAGTGTAAATTTCAAATGCCCTTGTTGACAATCAACAAGAGACCGAAAGGGAGTTTGTGGGTTATATTACACAGTTCAATGATGAAGCTCTTTGGATCCAAGGATACGCTAATGGAACAGCACTCATTATCATAACggttgaatgatgaaagtcccacatcggctaatttagggaatgatctgggtttataagtgaggaatactatctctattagTTTGAGGCCTTGCCTTTTGGGGTTTTGGGGaaactcaaagcaaagccacgagagcttatgctcaaaaggcaaagccatgagaacttatgctcaaagatgacaatatcataGAGAGTCATGTTCATCTAACCTAGTATTAGAGACATGTaaaatagaatcctcaaatgtcgaacaaaggactccaaaagaaaaggagccgGCACTAAGACTCCAACGgcactaagactccaaaagaaaaagaaatcgagcctcgattaagggaaaGCGTACTTTGTTGGAGGGGAGctttggatgatgaaagtcccacctcggctaatttaggaaatgattatgggtttaagtgagaaatactctctccattggtttgaggccttttgggagagccagaggccttttgggagagcccaaagcaaagccatgagagttaagcaaagccatgagagtttatgtcTAAAGCGGACAATGCGGACAATATCAGTTTATGTCTAgagcggacaatatcatactattgcggagagtcatgttcatctaacaactAGATTGTGAGAAAAAAGACTCCTTGAATTCATAGGTAAGAAAGAACGTACCACTTATATTGAGTTCATAACAGAAATGATTGAAGTGAAACAAAGCAACGAGTATTCACAACCAATagaagaaaactcaaagagtCGCACACATATTCCCGACCAGTGGCCGAGATAAGGCCAACCTCGAGTTGAAAtcttcatttcttataaacaGATGCAATACAGCAATAACCCTTCTTATATGCctttgttcctttttcttaCATGATGCCTTGTGGTTGTATTTACAAATAACCATTCTGGATCCATTTTGAATACATTTTATATAAACAATGGTGACAGAAGCGTACTTCCAAATCAGATAAGTGGGGCTTggtttcatcatcatcaagcaGTGAAGCCCTTGTGCAGAGAACTCCATGGACCCGAGGGGACGCTTACGCAAGCTTGCGCCGAAGCCTCCGCCATCTGCTCCTTGCTGATCCCAGCATTGCAGAAGTTTGCGAAGGACCTCATGTGTTTCATTCCGTATTGGGAGAGGGATCCACAGCGTGCCTCAAAGCTCCTGACCTGTATGTTTCACATCACTTCAGGATTACACAACTTACAATGAATAAAAACACAAGTAAAGATCATTGATGCGTAATCTCTTCGTTACGAGCcatcaagaaagaaagaggaaataaGCGAATCCGTTTATATCGACTTTGTACCATATCCTTAAGACAGTCCC is a window from the Cucurbita pepo subsp. pepo cultivar mu-cu-16 chromosome LG07, ASM280686v2, whole genome shotgun sequence genome containing:
- the LOC111798796 gene encoding uncharacterized protein LOC111798796; this encodes MRGNTNGGGRSISSPEKRAACNHGNHHKSRGSESEREKEGSSSGGGEGGVWLPEFVIALTNKEKEEDFMAIKGCKPPLRPKKRPKIIQRTINLVSPGTWLCDLTLDRYEVREKKMSKKRRRGLKAIVKMETD